One segment of Candidatus Bathyarchaeota archaeon DNA contains the following:
- a CDS encoding alpha-glucuronidase, which translates to TVEKSGGGYIAILGNSDRGVLYGTFHFLRLIMLRQEINNLNIVERPRCPLRLINHWDNLDGSIERGYAGRSIFYHDNRVTGRIGRVRDYARLLASIGINGIVLNNVNVRGAAVKLITAEYLPQLEKLASVFRCYGIRTFLSINFASPLILGELKTFDPFDEDVRRWWKNRVIEIYKWIPDFGGFLVKADSEFTPGPSTYGRSQADGANMLAEALEPFGGIVIWRCFVYKLQDWRDRTVDRAKAAYEIFAPLDGKFRENVVLQIKYGPMDFQVREPVSPLFGKLMATNQILELQITQEYTGQQIHLCYLPTMWKEVLEFDTYLNGKGSTVKRIIDGSILGMRNCGMAGVSNIGDDPNWTGHHLAQANLYGFGRLAWNPDLSAEEIAREWVRQTFSNKKTVVETITEMLLSSWRTYENYTTPMGLGWMVTPGTHYGPSPDGYEYSIWGTYHRADHFGVGVDRTVKSGTGFTGQYNPPNAEIFESICTCPEDLLLFFHRIPYTYRLKSGKTLIQHIYDTHFEGVEQAEKLREKWLSLKGEIDDQRFEEVLTRLERQVKDAAEWRDVINTYFYRKSAIPDEKGRRIYT; encoded by the coding sequence ACAGTCGAAAAGTCTGGCGGCGGCTACATCGCCATACTAGGCAACTCAGACAGAGGCGTCCTATATGGAACCTTCCACTTCCTTCGCCTAATAATGCTAAGGCAAGAAATTAACAATCTAAACATAGTCGAGCGGCCGAGATGCCCATTGAGACTAATTAATCATTGGGACAATTTGGACGGCAGCATCGAGAGAGGCTATGCTGGCCGATCCATTTTTTACCACGATAACAGGGTAACCGGAAGAATCGGCAGGGTTAGGGACTACGCGAGACTTCTAGCCTCGATAGGAATAAACGGTATCGTATTAAACAATGTGAATGTGAGGGGCGCGGCTGTTAAACTGATCACTGCCGAATATCTGCCCCAACTGGAAAAACTAGCCTCGGTTTTCAGATGTTATGGCATAAGAACCTTTCTAAGCATAAATTTCGCAAGCCCACTGATTTTGGGAGAACTAAAAACCTTCGACCCATTTGACGAGGATGTGAGAAGATGGTGGAAAAACAGGGTAATAGAGATATATAAGTGGATCCCAGACTTCGGAGGGTTCCTTGTCAAGGCTGACTCGGAGTTCACTCCAGGCCCATCCACCTACGGTCGCAGCCAAGCCGACGGCGCAAACATGCTGGCTGAAGCGCTGGAGCCCTTTGGCGGGATAGTCATATGGAGATGTTTCGTCTACAAGCTTCAGGACTGGCGTGACAGGACGGTTGACAGGGCGAAGGCGGCCTACGAGATCTTCGCACCTCTAGATGGGAAATTTAGAGAGAATGTTGTACTCCAGATCAAGTATGGACCTATGGACTTCCAGGTTAGGGAGCCAGTGTCACCTCTATTCGGCAAGTTAATGGCGACAAACCAGATCCTTGAACTTCAAATAACCCAGGAGTATACTGGACAGCAGATACATCTATGCTATTTACCCACCATGTGGAAAGAGGTACTTGAGTTCGACACATACCTGAATGGCAAGGGCTCAACCGTCAAAAGAATAATTGACGGTTCAATATTAGGCATGAGGAACTGCGGTATGGCAGGAGTATCGAACATAGGCGACGACCCAAACTGGACCGGCCATCACCTGGCTCAAGCTAACCTCTACGGGTTTGGTCGGCTTGCTTGGAACCCTGATCTATCTGCAGAAGAAATCGCGAGAGAATGGGTTAGACAGACATTTTCAAATAAGAAGACCGTTGTGGAAACGATAACCGAGATGCTACTCTCATCATGGAGAACATATGAGAACTACACAACGCCCATGGGGCTCGGCTGGATGGTTACACCCGGCACCCATTATGGCCCAAGCCCAGATGGATATGAATATTCTATATGGGGAACATATCATAGGGCAGATCACTTCGGCGTAGGCGTCGACCGAACAGTTAAGTCTGGAACAGGGTTTACAGGTCAGTATAACCCTCCAAACGCTGAAATTTTCGAGTCAATCTGCACCTGTCCTGAGGATCTTCTGCTATTCTTCCACCGCATACCATACACCTATCGATTGAAATCTGGAAAGACATTAATCCAGCACATATACGACACCCATTTTGAGGGTGTTGAGCAGGCGGAGAAACTTAGAGAGAAATGGCTCAGCCTTAAAGGGGAAATCGATGACCAAAGGTTCGAGGAGGTTCTTACACGTCTTGAAAGGCAGGTTAAAGATGCGGCGGAGTGGAGAGACGTTATAAACACATATTTCTATCGAAAGTCCGCAATCCCAGATGAGAAAGGAAGAAGAATATACACTTAA